GAAAAATGTGAAATCAAGGCTGGCGGAGTTGTCGGCCGGGTTTTCGTCGCCTGATTCGGACTGCACCGTCAGCGAAGCGTGGTAGGGGCCGGTGTAATCCTCAAGCGTCTGGTTGTAATCAGTTGTGGAATCGTAGTCCTGCCATGAAGAGACGACTTTGACCATAACCAGTCCATGGAAACTGAACTGATTCTGATAAGCTATTAAGATAATTCTTTCATCTGGCAAAATATTGCCGGCCTCAAACAGGTTCGGCTGGCCGTTGTTATCGAACACCAGGGTTACGTTCTCGGCTACAGTTGACCCCTGGTTGTAGATTGTAGCATCAAACGATACATCGTCACCGACCTGCTGGTGTTGTGGCGAGCCGAATAATTTACCCGGGAAATTTGTGAAATACTCCACCACGAGGTCCGGCAGTTGCAGGTCCACCACCAGGCCCTCCGCGATGAGGTGGTCCTGCAGCCAGCCGTCGCCGTCGTAGAGCAGCGCATCGAGCCGGTAGCTGCCGGAGCGCGCCGGGCGCAGCGTGACGGCGGGGAGCGTGCCGCCGCCGCCTCCGCTGAGCGCGTGTTCCTTGTGCGCGACGATGTTGCCGTCGCCGTCCTGCAGGAACAGCTCCAGCCGGGCGGCATCGCCAGCGTAGCTGCCGCTGAGCGTGATGTTGGCGCCGTCGGCGCTCGCGTTGGCGGCGAGCGACGCGTGTGGTTGCGGCAGCTCGGAGTTGAGCGCGTCGATGAAGGCGCGCCAGCCGCCGCCCTCCGCGGCGGCTGCGAGGTCGAAGTAGCGCGACGACGGGGTCGAGGCGGGGTAGTAAATCGTGAGACCGTACGCGTCGCTGACGTCGCGGCGGCCCGGCATCGTCCAGTGGTCCTCGACGACGGTGGCGTTCGCCTGCGCCTGCCGCACGCGGTCGCCCGCCAGCCGCACCGCCGGCGACGGCGTCCACTCGGCGGTGCGCAGCGTCAGGTCGTACAGGTCGCGGTAGTAGCTGTTCTCGAACACCTGCGCATTGGCGCGGGCGTCGTTCACCTCGTCGCGGTAGAGCGTCTGCACCGCGCGCAGCTCGTGGCCGAAGTCGGAGATGGCGGTGTTGAGCGGCTCAAGCTGCGCGGTGTCGATGACCGAGGCGGTGACCGAGTAGCCGCTCGGGATCGAGCCGTTACGGTAGCTCTCGACGTAGGTGTAGACCACTACCTCGAGCATCTCTTCGCGGCTCGTCTCCGCGCCGAGCAGCGGCAGCAGGTGGTTGTAGGTCCACCCCTCCTGCGGCTCGTACGCCTCGGAGCCGTGGATGTAGGCGGCGTGCTCGCGCAACTCGTACGCAATCTCGAACATCCCCATCAGGCAGGCGTCGAAGCCAACCAGCGTCAGCGGCCCGTGGCCGGTCGCGCTGCGGTATTCCGCGAGCGCCCCCTCGATTTCTGGCACCGTCAGGTAGCTTCCGCCGTCCTCGGCGACGCGCTTGAAGCCGTTGCCGTGGTTCCAGATGACCAGGATGCGCTCCTGCGCCGGGTATTCCGTCGTCGCCCACGCCAGGAAATCGCGCAGCGTGGCGGGGTCGCCCATGTCCAGCTCGTCGCCCCAGCCGCTGCTGATGTCGGCCAGCGGCGTCTCCTCGAGGCCGTTGCGCAGCACGCGGTAGGCGCGGCTGTCGCTGTCGCCCGACTGGTCGACCAGCGCGACCACCTCGCGGCCGCCGTTCGAGCCGGCCGCCTGCATCTCGAACAGGTCGTCGGCCGCCTCCTCGGAGAGCGAATTGTCGCCCGCCATGTAGACGTAGAAGCCCCACTTCGGCAGCGGCTCCCCGGCGCCCGCCGTGCCCAGCAGCGAGCCCCCGAGCGGCAGCGTGGGGCCGGGCAGCGCGACTGGCGGCGCGAGCAGCAGCAGCGCCAACAACAATGTAACAAGCCGCCCCGGGGACATCAGCCTGCCTGCCCCATGAGCGATATAAAGGTCAGCCGGATGCGCTTCAGTCGCGGGCGGCGTCGCCCGCGGGCGACGCCGCCTCGCCCTCGGCCGGAGCCGAGAGCGCGACCCAGAGCGGGAGCCCGACGAGGGTGAAGGTGACGATGCTCGAGAGCAGGTGGTAGAGCATGAACGGCAGCCCCAGTGTGTAGACCGCCAGCAGGTTGCCCGGCGTGTGCGCCCACCAGAGCCAGAAGACGCCGAAATTGGTCCAGCCGTCGTAGACCGCCGCGAAGACGACCCCCGCGCCGGCGAAGCGCATCGCCAGCCCGGGCGAGAGCCGCCCGCCAATCTGCGGGCGCCAGCGGCGCGACGCGAGCGCGACGAGCAGGAAGCCGGAATAGGTGAAGGCGATGATGGGCGAGCCCCAGAGATAGCCGAGCCACCAGTCGCTCAGGAGCATCATCCCCATCGTCACCGCGACCGCCCACGCGAAGGGCAGCAGCATTGCCGCCAGGAAGGTGGCGACCATCACGGTCTCGACGTTGGGGTGCGCGTGCAGCGCAATCCGCCCCCCCGCGCCGAGCAGCAACAGCACCCCGGCGGTGAGCGGCAGCGGCAGCCGGCTCTGTTCCATCGCCGGGCGCAGGCCGGGCGCTATTAATATCAATCGCGGAGCGATGACAGTACGGCGGAGAATTGCTCTTCCGACAAGCGCCGCGTGTTCAGGTTGTAGCGGCTGGGGTGGTAGCTGTCGACCAGTTCCCACCCGACGCCGGGCAGCGCGTGGCGCGCGCCATGCCCGAAGGCGAAATCGACCTGCCGGCCGCCGACGGTCGCGATGACCTGCCGGTGCGCTACGCCCCCCAGCGCCAGCACGGTATCGAGCCGCGGCAGCAGCGCCAGCTCGCGCTCGAGGAATGGCCGGCAGCGCTTCAGTTCGTCGCCGGTCGGCTTGTTCTGTGGCGGCGCGCAGCGCAGCGCGTTGGCGATGCGCACGCCGTCCAGCGCGAGCGGGTCGTCCCGCGAGCGCGATTCCGGCCCGCTGCTCCACCCCTGCTCCCACAGTGCGCGAAAGAGCAGGTCGCCAGCGTAGTCGCCGGTGAACGGCCGCCCGGTGCGCCCGGCGCCGTGGGTGCCAGGCGCCAGCCCGACGATGAGCAGCCACGCGTTGCGGCCGCCAAACGACGGCACCGGCCGGCACCAGTAGTCGTCGCGCCCGAAGCCGGGCTTGCGGCCGCGCTCGCGGACGTCAGCACCGTAGGCGACGAGTCGCGGGCAGAGGCGGCAGCCGATGATGTCGTCCGCCAGCGCCCCCATTACTGGTTATCGCTCTTGACCGGCCGGAACGGGTGAACCCAGCTGGCGAGCGTGCGCGGGCTGCGCGTCTGCACCCACAGCTTGCCGCGGCCCTGATAACGACTGACGAGCTGGTCGCCGAACAGGAACGCGCCGATGGAGCGGCCGGTGCGGCCGATACTGTAGTCGAGCGACGACTGCCACGCGACCGCGTAGCCGCTGTCAACGGTGTAGTTGCCGTTGACCGCCACTTCCTGGATGTCGCCGTAGGAGTTGAAGAAGAGCAGCCCCGTTCCCGTGACCTGTAGCGCGAGGAGCCCTTCGGCGAAAACGCCGGTAAAGCCTTCGAAGCTCACCGAGGTCTCGATGTCGCCGCTGTGCCCGAGATACGCGCCGCGCTCCATGATGAGCGTCTCGTCGTTCATCTCGTACGGCACGATGTCGCCCGGGACGCCCGGCGCCAGCGCAATCTTTCCCGCGGCACCTTCGGCGTAATAGGTGTTCTGGAAGAAGCTCTCGCCGCTAACCATGCGGCCCAGTCCCTTCAGCAGCCCGCCGCGCGCTTGCGTGCGCACCCGGATGGAGTCGTCCATCCACGCCATCGCGCCCGCCTCGGCGACCAGCTCCTCGCCCGGCGACAGCTCGATTTCGGCCGCGGCGTAGCCCGGTCCGCAAATCAGGCGGTGGCGCATCAGTTATCCCTCGGGGGCAGCAGTGGCCCCAGCGCGCTGCCGAGCCGGTCGCGGTCGTGCGACTGCACCAGCACGCGGCCGTTGCCGCGGAACTTCAGCACCAGCCCCTCCCCGGAAAGGGCAGAGGCAATCCAGCCGCCCGCCTTGCCGATGTCGTACTCGAGTCCCTCGGTAAAAGCGACGATGTGGCCGTTATCAATCGTGATTCCGCCGCGCACCTCGACTTCCGAGATGCGGCCGTAGGCGCTGACCAGCAGTTCGCCCTGCCCCGCGGCGCGGACGTAGACCAGTCCCTCACCCGAGAACATCCCTTTCTTCAAGCCCTGATATTGCGTGTCCAGCTCGACTCCGCTCGACGCGCCGAGGAACGAGCCGCCGGCGCAAATCCACGTTTCGGCACCGACTTTCAGCGACGAAACTTCGCCTTGCAGTGTCGGCGCAAGGCCGACTTCGCCCGGTGCGTTATCCTTGACGCGGTAGGTCGAGAGGAAGAACGACTCGCCCGCGAACATCGCCTTGGCGCCCTCCTTGAGCGCGCCCCAGAGGCCGCCGCCCTCGCGCTTGCGCGACTTGATTTCAATGTCCATATTGCCCGAGGCGCGATACATCGCCCCCGCTTCGGAGACGAACTCCTCGCCCGGCTGTAGCGTCACCAGCGCCGAGCCGAATGCTCCTCGGTTTGCGACGGTTACGTCCATTTCAGAGCCTCGGGGTGAGCCAGCCCGCCAGCCCCGGCAGCGTGCGCGTCTGGACCCACACCTTGCCGTTGCCCTGGAACTTGATGACCAGCCCCTCGCCCGACAGGAAGGTTGATTTCAGGTTCCCCATCCCGCCGATGCTGTATTGCAGCGACGGCTCGAAGGCGACCAGATGGCCGGTATCAACCGTAAACTTTCCCGTGACCGATTGCTCGATGACGCCGCCGTAGGCGTTGTAGAACAGCTCCCCCGTGCCGGAAACCTCAATCAGGAAGGCGCCCTCGCCCGAGAAGAGCGCGCGCAGCCCACCGAACTTCGCCTTGACGCTCAGTCCGGGGGTGCAGGCGAGGAACGCGCCGGCGGTCAGGAAGACGCTGTCGCCGTTCATCTGGCGGTGCGTCACCGTTCCGGGCAGCCGTGGTGCAATCGCGACGGTGCCGCCGTCGGGGTGCGTGAAGCGGCCGACGAAGAATGATTCGCCGCCGAACAGCTTGCGGATGATGGCGCCGAAGAACGAGCCGAGCCGCTTTGACTGCGCCTCCATGTGCGACGACATGCGTGACATCGCCCCCGGCTCCGCCAGCAGCTCCTCGCCCGGCCCAAGCTCGACGATAACCTCACCGTAATCGGGGTTGCCCTCAATCTCAAATCGCATGCGCCCGCCACTTGAGGGGCCGATATAAGACCGTCGTGAACACTCTTATTAAGCAGCAGCAACGTGCGCGCGAAGGGAGATTACATGGAATCCAACAATGGAAACAAACTCGCTTCGTTCCTTCTTGCAGGAGCGCTACTGCTTTCGGGACTGCTAGTTTTCCCAACCGCTGCAGGAAATCCGGGACCAGACCTCTGGCTCAGTGATTTCTACGAGCCTGCTGGAAGTCCACCTCCACGCGCTGACACGCTCTATGAGGTCTACTTGGCGTGGGAGAACAGTGGCGACGCCGACGCTAATGGTGTACGAATCGGTATCGACGACGAGGATGGCAACCAGATGGCCATCTCGGACTACATTAACATGGGTGCCGGTGAGACCGGCTCGCTGACGTTGAACATCACCTTTGACAGCGTGGGGGAGACTATGCCTGTCGCGATTGTAGACTACGACGAGACCGTCAGTGAGGACGACGAGGACAACAACGAGTACGAGGGCTGGTTCAACGTCGAGCCGAAAATAGGCATTGCCGACGTCTGGGCCGATTTGGATATTGAGGACACCGAGGCTCAGGCAGGCCAGCAGATGCTGCTCCGCTTCAGCATCGGCAACTCCGGCAACGTCAGCACCGCTACGCCGGTAACACTTGGTCTCTTCTTCGAGGAGGCAGGCGATGAACCGCAGAACTGGATTGACCCCACTCCACTGCACTACGACTACATCCAGCCCCCACCCCCGGGTGAGGAAGGAGGTGAGATGATGGAGTTTGAGTGGCAGGTTCCCCAGGACACCGATGATGGATGGTATGAGTTCACTGTAATTGCCGATTACTACGAAAACAACACTGAGGACAACAATATCTCCAATAACCGGGACACCCACGAAATCTGTATCGGTGACTGCACCTTGCCCGACCTGACTTGGTACGAGGCGGCTCAGGAATCTATAACTCTAAGTCCTCCTGAGGCGATAGCGGGTGAAGTGGTAACCGTTATCTATGCCCTGGCCAACATCGGCGAGGGTGCCGCGGGACCACCAGCTATCGTAATCAACCTTGAGGTGGAAAAGTGCCCGTGTGATGGCAGCGGCTGGCAGCAGGTTAACACGACTGGCGACCTGCGTGTGACGATTGGCGCCGGCCAGACCTTTAGTTCCGAGGAAGAGCTGGGGCTGAACTGGTCGATTCCCGAAGATGGCCCGGGCGACTGGGACCTGCGCATCGTGATTGACCCTGACAACAATCTTGAAGAGGCTCGCGAGGACAACAACAACCTTACCTGGTATGATGCCCATGAGGACTACCTTGAGGTAATCGAGCGCAAGCCGGACCTACGGGTCGCAGGTGTCTCGACTCCTGGTCAGGCATACGCAGGTGATACCATCGACCTCGACCTCCATATCCAGCAGAGCGAACTGGGAAACAAGATGGCGACCGACACCAACGTGCGGCTGCGCATCACCGACCCCGAGCTGCAGGAATACGGCCCCTACACCCTCGGACCGCTTGATGTCGGAACCTTCCCGGACATAATTTTCTTCACCTTCGAGTGGGATATTCCGCTCAACTGCGGCGGTAGCGCCTGTATCGGTGACTACACGCTGGAGGTCATGGTCGACCCCGGCAACGAGATTGATGAGTGGGACGAGACTAACAACCTGCGCAACGACCTCTCGATTAATGTGAAGGAAATGCTCCCTGACCTGATTGTCAGCGACGTGGTAATCACGCCGGTCGACGAGGACGGCAGCGCCGCGGTCGGCGTCGCCAGCACCATCACCGCTGTCGTCAGCAACATTGGGCTGCGCGACATGAGTCCGGGCGAAGGGGCTGACTTCGAGGTTACCTTCAGTACTGCGGCTCCGTCCTATTCCGTGATTGGCACGACCGCGGTTGGAATTGCTCTGGCGATTGGCGAGTCAGCCAACGTCTCGATTGGCTACATCTTCACTGACCTCGGCACCTACAAAGTAGTGGCCGAAGCTGACGCGGCTGACGACATCAACGAGATGGACGAGAGCAACAACGAGGCGTACGATATCCTCCCGGCCGTGACGAGCATCGACGGCTGGGTGCAGAATGTCACGACTACCGATGGCCTTTCGGGCAAGAATCATCCTCTCAGCTTCGAGATTGGTTTCAACAACCTCCCGGCTTCGGGCTGGCAATACCTCTTCTTCCGCGTGACCGTGGAGGGAACCGGTGGCTGGGGCGACGTTCTCCAGCTCGAGGCTGGTGAGAATTTCCTTGTTTCACCCGAGAAACCAAGCGGGGAACCGAGCGACTGGCGACCAGAAAACTGGTCCAGCGCTATATTCATGCCCAACACAGCCTACGTCAACCTGACCGCGGCGAATCCCAACGCGAACATCACGGTCAACTGGGTGCCCGACAAGGACCGTAGCGACAATTACACAATCACGATCAAGGTTTTTGCCATGATCGATACCGATGAGGACAACAACGCCGCGACGACCACTGCCAACATCGAGAAACTGACGACCGACCTGCTCATCGAGAAGATGTCGGTCAAGGATACCGCCAGCTCGGTGCAGATAATCGTCGACGTACTGTTCGTTGAGGGCGAGCAGTCGACCCTCTGGGACGTCGAAGTCTCGCTCAAGGTGTATGACTGGGATGACTACGCTGCCGACAGCGACGCCGCGGTACCGCGCGAGAATCTCGGAACCAAGACTATCAACGGTGGGCTGTCGCGTGGCAGCAGCTGGTCGCTCACTTTCACCTGGGCGCGCGAGAAGGGCGAGTTCATCTTCGTCGCCGAGGTTGACCCCAACAACAAGGTGCGCGAAATCAACGAGGTTAACAACGTCTACGCCTCCGATGTGGAGGAGTTCGGCGATGTCAGCACCGGCGGCACCGACAATGGTGGCGAGGACGATGGCGGCCTCTTCGGCATTCCATCTATCTCGGGAATAGCGGCGCTTTCGCTGCTCGGCACGGTAGCCCTCCTGCGTCGTCGTCGCTAATGGCGCACACGGCGCTGCTCTTCTTCGTCGGTCCGGCTGGGGCGGGGAAGTCGACGCTAGTCGCGACGCTCAAGGAGTGGCTCACGCTGCAGCGCTTCGACCCCATCGCGCTGAACCTCGACCCGGGTGCCGAGACGATTCCCTACGCGCCCGATATCGACGTGCGCGAGCGGCTGACGCTGCGCGACGTGATGACCGAATACGGCCTCGGTCCCAACGGGGCGCAGGTGGTCTGCGCCGACCTGCTGGCGGTCGAGCTGGAGTGGCTGCAGAAGGAGGTCGAGGCGCTCAACTGCGACTACGTCATGGTCGATTCCCCGGGGCAGACCGAGTTGTTCCTCTACCGCGAGGCGCCGCGCGTTTTCGTCGATGGCCTCTCGTCGCGCACTGGGCTGGTGATGCTCTTCGACCCGTTGCTGTCGCGAACACCGGCCGGTTTCGTGACGCAGCTGCT
This is a stretch of genomic DNA from Candidatus Poseidoniia archaeon. It encodes these proteins:
- a CDS encoding TIGR00266 family protein, producing the protein MRFEIEGNPDYGEVIVELGPGEELLAEPGAMSRMSSHMEAQSKRLGSFFGAIIRKLFGGESFFVGRFTHPDGGTVAIAPRLPGTVTHRQMNGDSVFLTAGAFLACTPGLSVKAKFGGLRALFSGEGAFLIEVSGTGELFYNAYGGVIEQSVTGKFTVDTGHLVAFEPSLQYSIGGMGNLKSTFLSGEGLVIKFQGNGKVWVQTRTLPGLAGWLTPRL
- a CDS encoding TIGR00266 family protein; its protein translation is MDVTVANRGAFGSALVTLQPGEEFVSEAGAMYRASGNMDIEIKSRKREGGGLWGALKEGAKAMFAGESFFLSTYRVKDNAPGEVGLAPTLQGEVSSLKVGAETWICAGGSFLGASSGVELDTQYQGLKKGMFSGEGLVYVRAAGQGELLVSAYGRISEVEVRGGITIDNGHIVAFTEGLEYDIGKAGGWIASALSGEGLVLKFRGNGRVLVQSHDRDRLGSALGPLLPPRDN
- a CDS encoding clostripain-related cysteine peptidase; translated protein: MSPGRLVTLLLALLLLAPPVALPGPTLPLGGSLLGTAGAGEPLPKWGFYVYMAGDNSLSEEAADDLFEMQAAGSNGGREVVALVDQSGDSDSRAYRVLRNGLEETPLADISSGWGDELDMGDPATLRDFLAWATTEYPAQERILVIWNHGNGFKRVAEDGGSYLTVPEIEGALAEYRSATGHGPLTLVGFDACLMGMFEIAYELREHAAYIHGSEAYEPQEGWTYNHLLPLLGAETSREEMLEVVVYTYVESYRNGSIPSGYSVTASVIDTAQLEPLNTAISDFGHELRAVQTLYRDEVNDARANAQVFENSYYRDLYDLTLRTAEWTPSPAVRLAGDRVRQAQANATVVEDHWTMPGRRDVSDAYGLTIYYPASTPSSRYFDLAAAAEGGGWRAFIDALNSELPQPHASLAANASADGANITLSGSYAGDAARLELFLQDGDGNIVAHKEHALSGGGGGTLPAVTLRPARSGSYRLDALLYDGDGWLQDHLIAEGLVVDLQLPDLVVEYFTNFPGKLFGSPQHQQVGDDVSFDATIYNQGSTVAENVTLVFDNNGQPNLFEAGNILPDERIILIAYQNQFSFHGLVMVKVVSSWQDYDSTTDYNQTLEDYTGPYHASLTVQSESGDENPADNSASLDFTFFPVEAHDYEIQVETLVPSSFEDGGFSGLEVNLSTTGSKPQSYDSGEVFLNLPMGWEAEQMAVYTTLTEWYVRRHNLSSNIIEWPGGGEYDISYLSFSGGETTRIRITPALESVAGPHEVGVSLVDRNGFPAGNASFAVNVPQYHGLRLSASEREGGGWSLFVTNAGNGPETVVLTKALPEGLALHLSESYMQLASFETREVRLLGVAGADGSYSVSFSASSVEQPGVQVNLTFTLRVGDEPGWGLPLLLGLAGGGIVAWAVARRQLL
- a CDS encoding uracil-DNA glycosylase; protein product: MGALADDIIGCRLCPRLVAYGADVRERGRKPGFGRDDYWCRPVPSFGGRNAWLLIVGLAPGTHGAGRTGRPFTGDYAGDLLFRALWEQGWSSGPESRSRDDPLALDGVRIANALRCAPPQNKPTGDELKRCRPFLERELALLPRLDTVLALGGVAHRQVIATVGGRQVDFAFGHGARHALPGVGWELVDSYHPSRYNLNTRRLSEEQFSAVLSSLRD
- a CDS encoding ATP/GTP-binding protein, whose amino-acid sequence is MAHTALLFFVGPAGAGKSTLVATLKEWLTLQRFDPIALNLDPGAETIPYAPDIDVRERLTLRDVMTEYGLGPNGAQVVCADLLAVELEWLQKEVEALNCDYVMVDSPGQTELFLYREAPRVFVDGLSSRTGLVMLFDPLLSRTPAGFVTQLLLAAAAHLRFPVPMFPVLTKSDLLEPEEVDRILGWASDLEMLRGDMPPGEGMDAILSGELLRVLQTLALESQLVAVSAREGEGMDELYSLVQSAFAGGDDLEAHVDAH
- a CDS encoding TIGR00266 family protein — protein: MRHRLICGPGYAAAEIELSPGEELVAEAGAMAWMDDSIRVRTQARGGLLKGLGRMVSGESFFQNTYYAEGAAGKIALAPGVPGDIVPYEMNDETLIMERGAYLGHSGDIETSVSFEGFTGVFAEGLLALQVTGTGLLFFNSYGDIQEVAVNGNYTVDSGYAVAWQSSLDYSIGRTGRSIGAFLFGDQLVSRYQGRGKLWVQTRSPRTLASWVHPFRPVKSDNQ
- a CDS encoding CARDB domain-containing protein, giving the protein MRAKGDYMESNNGNKLASFLLAGALLLSGLLVFPTAAGNPGPDLWLSDFYEPAGSPPPRADTLYEVYLAWENSGDADANGVRIGIDDEDGNQMAISDYINMGAGETGSLTLNITFDSVGETMPVAIVDYDETVSEDDEDNNEYEGWFNVEPKIGIADVWADLDIEDTEAQAGQQMLLRFSIGNSGNVSTATPVTLGLFFEEAGDEPQNWIDPTPLHYDYIQPPPPGEEGGEMMEFEWQVPQDTDDGWYEFTVIADYYENNTEDNNISNNRDTHEICIGDCTLPDLTWYEAAQESITLSPPEAIAGEVVTVIYALANIGEGAAGPPAIVINLEVEKCPCDGSGWQQVNTTGDLRVTIGAGQTFSSEEELGLNWSIPEDGPGDWDLRIVIDPDNNLEEAREDNNNLTWYDAHEDYLEVIERKPDLRVAGVSTPGQAYAGDTIDLDLHIQQSELGNKMATDTNVRLRITDPELQEYGPYTLGPLDVGTFPDIIFFTFEWDIPLNCGGSACIGDYTLEVMVDPGNEIDEWDETNNLRNDLSINVKEMLPDLIVSDVVITPVDEDGSAAVGVASTITAVVSNIGLRDMSPGEGADFEVTFSTAAPSYSVIGTTAVGIALAIGESANVSIGYIFTDLGTYKVVAEADAADDINEMDESNNEAYDILPAVTSIDGWVQNVTTTDGLSGKNHPLSFEIGFNNLPASGWQYLFFRVTVEGTGGWGDVLQLEAGENFLVSPEKPSGEPSDWRPENWSSAIFMPNTAYVNLTAANPNANITVNWVPDKDRSDNYTITIKVFAMIDTDEDNNAATTTANIEKLTTDLLIEKMSVKDTASSVQIIVDVLFVEGEQSTLWDVEVSLKVYDWDDYAADSDAAVPRENLGTKTINGGLSRGSSWSLTFTWAREKGEFIFVAEVDPNNKVREINEVNNVYASDVEEFGDVSTGGTDNGGEDDGGLFGIPSISGIAALSLLGTVALLRRRR